One window from the genome of Vidua chalybeata isolate OUT-0048 chromosome 3, bVidCha1 merged haplotype, whole genome shotgun sequence encodes:
- the CMPK2 gene encoding UMP-CMP kinase 2, mitochondrial, protein MSKGPQQVLKGKDKDVLLNIPNSVTMEAGGAQGLGEVTMDKTDMYKDHQDSATRTRGNVTLCCWRTGRPDPEAGTLHPVIAGAHPRTDPFSAGPNPFDPAPATRGGEGRRAFREASPCSEELPSAAPRSPQTGAFPAGRASFVSRWLLLRLRPPPPLCRWPGSLLPALGSRLPAMLGRCAPGSPGPRPMVRALPPSASALRQRLRQCAERIPEAGAVLDLLEKCPEHQKKGGFPVIVFEGLDATGKTTVTQAVKDKLNGILLRSPPACISQWRTIFDDEPTPIKRAFYAAGNYILASEIAKASTQAPVIIDRYWHSTAAYTIATETSGKVQDLPPAQDEVYQWPEDLLKPDLVLLLTVDPEERVRRLQHRGLEKTKEEAELEANSLFRQRVEESYKRMVNPACQEVDASPSKEEVLKTVLQLIKKHCAF, encoded by the exons ATGAGCAAAGGTCCACAACAGGTGCTGAAAGGGAAAGATAAGGATGTACTGCTTAACATTCCTAATTCGGTGACTatggaggctggaggagcacaAGGACTAGGAGAAGTGACCATGGATAAGACAGACATGTACA aagatCACCAGGATTCAGCCACGAGAACCCGTGGGAATGTGACCCTTTGTTGCTGGCGGACGGGCAGGCCGGATCCCGAGGCTGGGACTTTACATCCCGTGATTGCTGGCGCCCATCCGCGCACAGACCCATTCTCCGCGGGACCAAACCCGTTCGACCCGGCGCCAGCGACACGGGGCGGGGAAGGCAGAAGGGCGTTCCGAGAAGCTTCCCCTTGTTCCGAGGAGctgccctctgctgctccccggTCCCCGCAGACCGGCGCCTTCCCGGCCGGCCGGGCCAGTTTCGTTTCCCGCTGGCTCCTCCTCCGCCTCCGCCCGCCCCCTCCGCTCTGCCGCTGGCCCGGCTCGCTGCTCCCGGCGCTCGGCTCCCGGCTCCCGGCGATGCTGGGGCGCTGCGCCCCGGGCTCACCGGGCCCCCGGCCCATGGTCCGTGCCCTGCCGCCCTCCGCCAGCGCCCTCCGCCAGCGCCTGCGCCAG TGTGCAGAACGGATCCCTGAGGCTGGAGCAGTACTCGACCTGCTGGAGAAATGCCCAGAGCACCAAAAAAAGGGAGGTTTTCCTGTCATAGTTTTTGAGGGGTTGGATGCCACGG GCAAAACCACAGTGACCCAGGCTGTTAAGGACAAGCTGAATGGCATTCTGCTGCGGTCCCCACCAGCGTGCATCAGCCAGTGGAGGACTATATTTGATGATGAGCCAACACCCATTAAAAGAGCATTTTATGCTGCGGGCAACTACATTCTGGCTTCAGAGATTGCGAAAGCATCCACTCAGGCACCTGTGATCATAGACAG AtactggcacagcacagctgcctaCACAATTGCCACTGAAACAAGTGGGAAAGTCCAGGATCTTCCACCAGCTCAAGATGAGGTGTATCAGTGGCCTGAGGATCTTCTTAAACCTGACCTTGTTCTTCTCCTGACTGTTGACCCTGAAGAACGAGTCCGGAGACTTCAGCATCGGGGGttggagaaaacaaaggaggaaGCTGAGTTGGAAGCTAACAGCTTGTTTCGCCAAAG
- the RSAD2 gene encoding S-adenosylmethionine-dependent nucleotide dehydratase RSAD2: MQLALLARLLSVGRAVLAALRGRLSALCWSLAPLSLSLSLPGWRDSSPRQQREQEWDDAPPTPTSVNYHFTRQCNYKCGFCFHTAKTSFVLPLEEAKRGLAMLKEGGMEKINFSGGEPFLHDRGEFVGKLVQFCKQELELPSVSIVSNGSLIRKQWFEKYGEYLDILAISCDSFDEDVNVLIGRHQGKKNHVENLHKLRQWCREYAVAFKINSVINRFNVEEDMNEQIKALNPVRWKVFQCLLIEGENSGEDALREAEKFVISDEDFDRFLDRHKDVSCLVPESNQKMRDSYLILDEYMRFLNCRNGRKEPSKSILDVGVEAAIKFSGFDEKMFLKRGGKYVWSKADMKLDW, translated from the exons aTGCAACTGGCCCTGCTGGCCCGGCTGCTGTCCGTCGGGCGGGCGGTGCTGGCGGCGCTGCGAGGGCGCCTGAGCGCGCTGTGCTGGAGCCTGGCtcccctgtctctgtccctgtccctgcccggCTGGCGAGACTCGTCCCCCCGGCAACAGCGGGAGCAGGAATGGGACGACGCGCCCCCGACGCCCACCAGCGTCAATTACCACTTCACGCGGCAGTGCAACTACAAGTGCGGCTTCTGCTTCCACACGGCCAAGACCTCCTTCGTGCTGCCCCTGGAGGAGGCCAAGCGGGGGCTGGCGATGCTCAAGGAAGGAG GAATGGAGAAAATCAATTTCTCGGGAGGAGAACCGTTTCTTCACGACAGAGGCGAATTTGTGGGCAAACTGGTCCAGTTTTGCAAGCAGGAGTTGGAGCTCCCAAGTGTCAGCATTGTTAGCAATGGCAGCCTGATCAGAAAGCAGTGGTTCGAGAAGTATG GTGAATATTTAGATATTCTGGCAATTTCATGTGATAGTTTTGATGAGGATGTCAACGTTTTAATTGGCCGTCATCAAGGAAAGAAGAACCATGTGGAAAATCTGCATAAATTGAGGCAATGGTGCCGAGAGTatgctgttgcttttaaaataaattcagtcaTCAACAGATTTAATGTTGAGGAGGATATGAATGAGCAGATCAAGGCACTCAACCCTGTGCGCTGGAAG GTATTTCAGTGCCTGCTTATCGAAGGGGAGAACAGTGGTGAGGATGCTctaagagaagcagaaaaatttgTTATCAGTGATGAAGACTTTGATCGATTCCTGGATCGCCACAAAGATGTCTCCTGCTTGGTACCTGAATCTAATCAGAAG ATGAGAGATTCATACCTCATTCTGGATGAATAT ATGCGTTTTCTAAACTGTAGAAATGGACGGAAAGAACCTTCCAAATCTATCCTGGATGTTGGTGTAGAAGCAGCTATAAAATTCAGTGGATTTGATGAGAAGATGTTCCTAAAAAGAGGAGGGAAGTATGTGTGGAGTAAAGCTGATATGAAACTGGACTGGTGA